From the Microplitis mediator isolate UGA2020A chromosome 6, iyMicMedi2.1, whole genome shotgun sequence genome, one window contains:
- the LOC130670059 gene encoding sulfhydryl oxidase 2, with amino-acid sequence MYIINICFKMYNYYIKVVLKILLVNTIIVKYVNTTAIKQNDPYDSYIIDEGLYDANDSVIVLNVTTLKSSIYESKKAWTVEFYNSWCGHCRRFAPVWKSLANGIVGWKDIIEVAAINCANDDNNPVCREYKVMYYPTIRYFSPNTKPDSLGNDVDQGDTEETMRHNIIKNLQKDQISGIGLSWPNLAPYRSSELQDIWTGVPEAIQFKFYFFEDNSFIGTEIILDLHNITTIQIRRVTADNQWLCMMFKVTNFPALFGFDRHSTQTSLKISVPTRIGVLDEIKKFLKSKGLVIDSKPINSSPIQVKGEISKKNKTYNSFKLNGDYLYQSDLESALRYSLEREIPLIKTIDDVKIESLKEYLRVLALYFPLKHRNSAYLPRIRDIIENKTTIDGKDFRELVKSTEQKLSPVYTSKKQWVGCRSSSTSTLRGYPCGVWMMWHTLTVNYAIENGKSMSVDKSKWILTTMHGYIKNFFGCSDCAEHFISMAEELKLFDIDNADDAVLWLWKAHNQVNSRLAGDFTEDPEFPKIQYPSKENCQKCRNDDDSWNQVQVLDYLKKKYSYSSIQHNNSNILQLRFDNNEFIREKNMTDQQRIGWDFTIFDISICVIIYVISATMLVLVCIKFVVKRSSKKKLQIQNLLGRV; translated from the exons atgtatattataaatatttgttttaaaatgtacaattattatataaaagttgttttaaaaattttattagttaatacTATTATTGTGAAATACGTAAACACTACagcaattaaacaaaatgatccGTACGATAGTTATATAATAGACGAGGGGTTATATGACGCTAATGATAGTGTTATCGTTTTAAATGTAACTACCTTAAAAAGTTCGATATATGAGAGCAAAAAAGCTTGGACTGTAGAATTTTATAACAGTTGGTGTGGTCATTGTCGAAGATTTGCTCCAGTGTGGAAATCTTTGGCTAATGGGATTGTtg gaTGGAAAGATATAATTGAAGTGGCAGCTATAAATTGTGCTAATGACGATAATAATCCAGTATGTCGAGAATATAAAGTCATGTACTATCCAACAATACGATATTTTTCTCCAAATACCAAGCCAGATTCGCTTGGTAATGATGTAGACCAAGGTGACACCGAAGAAACAATGCgtcataatattattaaaaatttgcaaaaagaTCAAATCAGTGGAATAGGTCTTTCATGGCCGAATCTTGCACCGTATAg GAGTTCCGAGTTACAAGACATATGGACAGGAGTTCCTGAAGCGATTCAgttcaaattttacttttttgaagATAATTCCTTTATAGGAACAGAAATTATATTAGATTTACATAATATAACAACTATTCAAATACGTCGTGTAACTGCTGACAATCAATGGCTTTGTATGATGTTTAAAGTAACAAATTTTCCAGCATTATTTGGTTTCGATCGACATTCCACACAGACTTCTTTAAAGATATCAGTTCCTACTAGAATTGGTGTATTagacgaaattaaaaaatttttaaaatccaagGGATTAGTAATAGATAGTAAACCAATAAATAGTTCACCAATACAAGTTAAaggtgaaatttcaaaaaaaaataaaacatacaattcatttaaattaaatggagATTATCTTTATCAATCCGATTTAGAATCTGCATTGCGTTATTCCTTAGAACGAGAAATTCCATTAATCAAAACCATTGATGATGTAAAAATCGAATCATTAAAAGAATATTTAAGAGTTCTAGCTTTATATTTTCCCTTAAAACATAGAAATTCTGCATATTTACCACGAATAAGagatattattgaaaataaaacaacaatTGATGGCAAAGACTTTAGAGAATTGGTAAAATCAACCGAACAAAAATTATCGCCAGTTTATACGTCAAAAAAACAGTGGGTTGGTTGCAGAAGTAGTAGTACTTCTACATTACGTGGGTATCCTTGTGGTGTTTGGATGATGTGGCATACACTTACGGTTAATTATGCTATAGAAAATGGAAAAAGTATGTCTGTTGATAAATCTAAATGGATTTTGACGACAATGCATGGttatataaaaaacttttttggttGTTCCGATTGCGCTGAACATTTTATAAGTATGGcagaagaattaaaattattcgataTCGATAATGCAGATGATGCTGTATTATGGCTTTGGAAAGCACATAATCAAGTAAATTCAAGACTTGCTGGTGACTTTACTGAAGATCCAGAATTCCCAAAAATACAGTAtccttcaaaagaaaattgtcAAAAATGTAGAAATGATGATGATTCATGGAACCAGGTCCAAGTATtggattatttgaaaaaaaaatattcgtattCTAGTATTCAgcataataattcaaatatattaCAATTACGTTTTGATAATAATGAATTCATTCGTGAAAAAAACATGACTGATCAACAAAGAATTGGATGggactttacaatttttgataTCAGTATATGCgtgattatttatgttatatcAGCAACAATGCTTGTGCTTGTTTGTATTAAGTTTGTTGTCAAGCGTTCTTccaagaaaaaattacagatacAAAATCTACTCGGAAGAGTATGA